In Antedon mediterranea chromosome 10, ecAntMedi1.1, whole genome shotgun sequence, one genomic interval encodes:
- the LOC140061253 gene encoding uncharacterized protein, with translation MVNNSLRDFPNRWKYVDDLSICEVHNKKTPPNVQDQLNELSQWTKDNNMIINIEKTNFMNISFAKSQPIVKSFTINNIKITNVECLKLLGVQITNDLKWNMHIHDVVNRASKRLHMLTCLKRFGMPCNHLRQMYISHIRPVTEYACPVLHSALTIAQSMELESIQKRACRIILGQKYASYDQAIKLLNLKFLDQRREDILLDFAKNLNKIVPNALPKLRGETCGRILRNAKKQSEIYGNTKRFNNSCFPALCRLINKPK, from the coding sequence ATGGTTAACAATTCGCTTAGAGACTTCCCAAATCGGTGGAAGTATGTAGATGATTTGTCAATATGTGAAGTTCACAACAAGAAAACCCCGCCTAATGTTCAAGATCAATTAAACGAACTATCACAATGGACCAAAgacaataatatgataattaatattgaaaaaactAACTTTATGAACATTTCTTTTGCCAAATCTCAACCCATTGTTAAATCATTTacgataaataatataaaaataaccaaTGTTGAATGCTTAAAGTTACTTGGGGTTCAGATCACTAATGATCTGAAATGGAATATGCATATCCACGATGTTGTTAATAGAGCCAGTAAGAGATTACATATGTTGACATGTTTAAAAAGATTTGGAATGCCTTGTAACCATCTGCGTCAAATGTATATTAGCCACATAAGACCTGTAACTGAATATGCGTGTCCGGTATTGCACTCTGCCTTAACCATAGCACAATCCATGGAGCTTGAATCTATACAGAAACGCGCATGTAGAATAATTCTCGGACAAAAATATGCATCTTATGATCAAGCAATTAAACTACTTAATCTTAAATTTTTAGATCAAAGAAGAGAAGATATTCTTCTTGATTTTGCTAAAAATCTTAACAAAATCGTCCCTAACGCACTTCCTAAATTGAGAGGCGAAACGTGTGGCAGGATACTTAGGAATGCTAAGAAGCAAAGTGAAATATATGGCAATACTAAAAGATTCAACAACTCATGTTTCCCAGCACTGTGTAGACTAattaataaaccaaaataa
- the LOC140060120 gene encoding histone H4-like: MSGRGKGGKGLGKGGAKRHRKVLRDNIQGITKPVIRRLARRGGVKRISGLIYEETRGVLKVFLENVIRDAVTYTEHAKRKTVTAMDVVYALKRQGRTLYGFGG, from the coding sequence ATGTCTGGAAGAGGTAAAGGAGGAAAAGGACTAGGAAAAGGAGGCGCTAAGCGTCATCGCAAGGTGTTGCGTGATAACATCCAGGGTATCACGAAACCAGTTATCCGTCGTCTAGCTCGCCGTGGTGGTGTCAAGCGTATATCTGGTCTCATTTACGAAGAGACCCGCGGTGTACTAAAGGTATTTCTTGAAAATGTCATCCGTGATGCTGTAACATACACCGAGCATGCCAAAAGAAAGACAGTCACCGCCATGGATGTCGTCTACGCCCTAAAGAGACAAGGCCGAACTCTTTACGGATTCGGTGGATAA